In the Populus trichocarpa isolate Nisqually-1 chromosome 1, P.trichocarpa_v4.1, whole genome shotgun sequence genome, TGGAAGCAAAGCAAAGGAACATATTTCCAACCAAGTATGGTGTATCTTCAATTCTCGCAAAAAGAATCCAATAAAAAGGAAGGTTCCTTTTCCAGTAATTTAATTCCACTTCGTAATATTTTTTCCATACACGGCTTCAATGACAATCAAAAACCTAGAGACACCAAATAGGCATCAAACCCTAAAGGTGTTTATCCTGACCCATAAGCAACAATGTCTgccttaaaaaattagattagatGAATATAATGACAAGCTATGAGGGTATATATCAGAGaggattttctaaaaaacaatttggccCAGGCATGACCAATGACATGAGAGAATAGCCATGCTGGAAGGAGGCATGAACACACCTTATAAAGACTCAAAATCTCTGTTGTTAGTTTTGTAGCATCATACCATGCACGCCTGTTCACCACTTGAATAATTTCCGTTTGCAGTAAAGGACGAACCAAGTGTTTTTTTCCAAGAGAAGTGCGCATAAGTATCCTAGCAAAGGCAGGAACCACTTCTCTAGACAAGCTAACATTTAGTAATACCACCCCTTTAATTGTAACCTGAAAATGCACGAACATACACATAATGAGAAACATGGCAACCAACATTAGAATTTCAGACACTTAGAAAAATGTGCAAAATTAGAAAGTGCATTTTCACCATTGTCTAACAAATCAGATGAAATTCTAGAGTTTTAGTCTAACTTCAAAGAACTTGATattaaagaatcaaaattaactACAAACTAGGCATCCAAGATATGCCATCATAACAGGAAGTGCATACAACATCAAATGCATTTTATGCAATAGTTAAATCTTGGAAACCACAGGACAGTGCTTGCTAAAATTATCCACAAGCTCCCTTtctttggaaaaataaatcctaaaaattCTACAGCTTCAACTAATCAAGAGTATGTTCTGGTACAAGAAAAGCTCCAAAGTCCTCTCTCACAAAAAACTCCACGGTAGAGAAAGTGGTACCATCCTTCAAGCACCCACACTAGTATCCCGATTAACCTCTTAACTCATCATCATCTCAACCACAAAACCCAATGAATGACAGGAGCATGCATAACATTCCTCAAGTTACTTACTATTCAACTCTCTTCCAATATGGTTTAGTAGAGAGATATGCAGCATCACATTATTTAACTGTAGAAGAACTTACGTTGAAAGAAGTCATTGATTCTTGGACTCTTTGAGTGGCTTTTAAAGCAAGCAAGCCTCCATCATCATGACCAACAAGCACCACCGAAGAAAACCCCATCTcagaacagaaagaaagaagcagGTCAACCTGAAAACACCAGAGCAGACTTAAGCTTCAAAGCAATAATTAAGTCTCCAAACAGAGCAGGTAAAGATGAAAAGACAGATACAACACCATATAACATGTCAAATGTATGTGAAAATGCTTATTACGAGCAAACTGCATAAATCAACTCGACAAAACAATGAATTGAAAGCTGTAAATGATGAGAGTATAAATAGCTAAATGGATAATTCTGCAACAGAAAAAGATTTCAGTTGCACGGGTGCATCTccttccttttaattttcttaagatTGCAAGAAAAGTTATCTAACAGTTCCCTCAATCCAAAATGTTTATAGAACTCTGACTTCATTCTCTGTCAACTAACATCTTGAAGTACCTGAGTTTCAAGCTTGTATGGATTGGGCAGTTCTTTATCCTCCCAATCCTTACGACGTAGACGAGAAGTTAACCCCCAACCAGGTCGATCAAAAGCAGCAACTGCACAGCCAACTTGCCGAGATAGCACTCCCATCACATGCCTCCATGAGAAAACTCCCCCTCCAAACCCATGAACTAGAACAATACCTAACTGGCCATTTCCCTCCATATCTAGCTTGGGAATCACAGAGTTCAATTCACACATTCCATCCTCCTGAACAGCATCATCTAGGTTCAGAACAGGAATTTCTTCAGATAGAGCAGAAGTTGGAGAACCACCCAATAATGGAGCATACAGTGAAGAGCTGTAAAATTGATTGCTATAACTCCTACATAGATGATGCTGAGTTTTTGCCACCGCACTAAATGGCTGCCTTTCAAGTCGTAACCTCCCCACCACTAGCTTAGGTGAGCTACCGCAAGAACTAGATTCAAGGACAGTAGTTGAGGATAAGTACCGAGGGGGTGCACCAGGAAAGCAGAGCTTGTAATGGACAGTAAGTCCCAGGCATGTAGTGAACAGGCTGTCAATGTCAGCAAGTAATCTGACTGGGAGTTCCCCTTCATCACGAGTTGTTCCGAAAGGCCTTCGCTTCATTTCACTGTCACTTTTTGGGGTTCTACCCGCTGTGGGAGTGGGAGATCTTGGAACCTTCTGATAGCCCGAGAAAACACTTTTACATGAAAGCACCTGGTAATTCAATTTAAACAGAATAGAGAGAATTAAACTTCTAGATATTGTTGAAAATAACAAGAACAAACTTATAGATATTACTGAAAATAACAAGAACAAATATATGAAACTAACAGTAACAAATTTGTTAACTGGAAACAGAAAATCCAACAATGTTCACTATCCTTTGAGAATATAGATGTTCATGAAATGCTTGAttcaaaacaacccaaaaaaggATAAGATATTacaaaacaaatgagaaaaggaaaaacattggCATGCAAACATACAGCTTCGGGGTCAACTCGGTGAAACATAAGCTTTCTCCTTGCTCTAGAGCTAGTTCTATAAGCAACCACAGAGTGTCCAAGCGCAAAGACAACAGACGAAAGAAACAAGACAGGCATCCCCCATGACTTCTTCAGATGAAGCTTCTGTCTTGAAATTGAGGAAATTGAAGCTTCAGCCTCAATTTGAGAATTGACAGTGAAAACACATGTCTTGATTGAAAGAAGCATAACTGAAACTACAGAACATAGTGTCACAGTTCCAAGGTAAGGTCCATGTGATAATGCTGGTGCATCACACATTGAATAAACACCTGTAATCATCATCGACGCCATTATCAAATAACtcataaataaaacacaaattcCATATAACTAAtcagttaataattttttttaaagcacataattaaaatttcaagataaataaaatttatgaaaaatacttACAGATGATGAGGAAAGATCTGATAAGAGAAATGATAGGTATATCGGTGAAGGAGCTTTTAAAAGAGTATCTACGCAAATGGCTTTTGAATCCATAACATGTCAAGCACGTGAAACTCGACACCAAAAAGAAAGCAACCACCACGTCGCCAATAGCCACAAGCACCGGAATCGATGATGCCAACAGCGACGCCACCATCGCCACCATAAAAATCACCGTCCTTACACTCCTCCTCGCCTTCTCCACCACCACCCCCCAACATCCTCTCGCCGCCGGCGCCATAACCTTCCTCTTCTCTCCAAGAGCAACTAATAACTGTAATTAATCAATAAACTAGGTGATTCTCTATATTCGACGTAAAATATTGCACTTGAAACCATAGCCGAGTCAAGGAAATGAGGATGATAACTCTGATCAGCCGGCGGTTCAATGGCCATTCCTTGGACGATCCGTGTCGCCGGAGAATGGTGATTTCAAATGAAACGGCCAATAGAAACGCCCTTTAGTCAATAATTATGGCTAGGGTTTCAAAGGCATCGAgtgggggagagagagagagagagagcgcagCGCTTGTCCTTCCTCTTCGGTTTCAAATGTTGTGCTGTTTCTCTCTTTCTGGGATTTGGTTTTGAATTCTCTTTTTATCAggatttttctctttcctcttttttttttttttttcaatagctgaattaaataattaatttaaataaagtaGTAATAATTATTAGGAATATTACTATATTAGCAAAAGGGTAAAGAAAATTTTATCTATCTGACAGACACCCGACTTGATTCCAGTCTGGTGCATGTCTGGCACTGCCCACTTTCCTTTCTGTGTTGTCTTGTGGGGACTCACCTACccctggttttttctttttctttttctttttctttttctatttcccttcctttcatttcttttatcttttggtGCGAAAAACGCTCACCTTTTcccgttgttttttttattttatttttttatgagagtaCTTGCAGACTTTCAAGTTTCTCAAATTtccaacacaaaagaaaagggagttttatcttcatttttctataaaaaagttattttaccCGTTTacgtataaataaataaaaaaatcatatgtcaAGCGAATATTTAAcattgactatttttttatcttaaatatttttatttattttatcctagATACTAATTCTGTGGTTAAGAACAAactatttttgttcttatgcaaatataacttatttatatgaaatataaaagaaaacatttaaagataaattacaataatttttttgaagcattctagaattaaaaaagattaaaattattaattagtatttttttaaaaatgaactaaaaaattttaaaaataaataaaagagagggtattaattagaatttaaataagaaattaatgaaaaataaaagaaatgatattaattacaatttaaataaaaaacttaattagaattaaaatgAGAGAGGCAAGGTGAAGCTAGGCTTGATTGGCTGGACatgaaaaaacctatttttaatttattttaatttaaaaacactctaaaaaccttattaaactcattttcaacctcaaaatatatttttttgtagggtgatcattttttattcaatttttacctataaaaacaaccaaatcaaaattttataaaatacaaaaaataaaattgaaacggttcaaaccgatcggtttcgattcggttattttatattaaaaaccaaaacccagCTGACcggtttttgtttggttttggtgcggttcggtttcagtttttttatattaaaaaccaaaaactatattgttttttgggttttttttttttttactttctaatgGGCTTGATTTCAGTTTGGTtaggtttttttcaatttggcttttttatttttttcagtttgatttttttgtttcaggtttATGAAaccaaaatcgaaccgaactgaatatttttttaaatattctaatcggtttttttcatgatttaatttttttttctcgatttaatcagttttttactCACCCGTGCTCTCTagtcactttaaaaaataaaagtcaaatgaataaaaaaactttacaagcatcaattttattttatttttgcatggttaaagaacaaaactattttcattaacactaagattaattctttttatggtTAAAATATAACTATTCAAGTACTttctctcaatatttttcaacaactttctctctcctctctatgCATCCAAgcaccaaaacataaaaaataagatttggaACTAAAATGtgaaatactaaaataataagcaccaaataatcaaataaattttggttattttcttttaatttctttttttaactacaatTAAAGTTCTATTTTGCAAAACCAATCTTTAATTCATCGTCTGAATATTCTTTGACACTAGTATATAGAGAGAAtgtaaattgaaagaaatatcaatatataaaaccaagaaaatacaAACTAGGATGATGAGattgtaaaataaaaggagttCAATGAtggaaatgtaaaaaaaaatcacattgttTGTATGAACGGTACTGCAATAAATAGTGGATCTAGGTCAGGAGGAATATAATACAACATGGTGTTCCTTTTGTTCATATATTTTAGCATGTTagtatattttgaattgtaatgtacatatatgataaaatttgaaaattgaaattcatgtgaatcacaatcaaaataaatatatattatgcatttaaatgacataatttgatcaaataccTTACCCTCAAGTCATATGTCTAGGGTTGGATTAAGATGTGTTTttgattaatcttaaaaaatttcactttaataaaatatattatagaacCTTTTTAtaagttgagtttttttttttttttaacgtaggtgttcgggccagtttgtgcgtatctcgactaacctcacgagccctgaaattaacgatcatgtaaacctccagtgccCCTGAGGTTTGTGGAACTTAAACTGGTGATCTTTAAGAAGCAAATTTAGAACTTGATCAATTAACTTATACCCCTCAAAGTTATAAGTTGAGTTTTTATTCTAAGATAACTTTGTAAacaagatcataaaaaaaaaaaaaaaattccaatttgTCCATGCCAATTAGATGTTTattgttaaaactaaaaatttttcttgaaaatctcaTTTAAATCTtctgtattaattaattatgggaAAAATCTCTTGGAATCGTAAATTTGAAACATGGTTTCATCATTTGTTGGAGACCATTTCTTCCTCTGAGAATGGTTTCCTTTCCTGGCTCATGTCAGCAAAATTAAAGAGGCATTCAAAATCATTACCACATCCCTTTTCTCATGTACAATGTTGTTGGATCGTTGTCTTCTATGGTAGAAGTCAACATCTCAATGGCTCTTTTCTGGCAACcattcattgaaaaaataaaattaaatgctcCCAGCATTGTTCCTGCAAATGATTGATACATTACCacaaaatatcttaatataagatttatattaaaaatagaattaaaaaataataatctaaaatcatgaagaagaaaagataacTAAAAGACTGCTGTAgagtttgtttggaaatatgatagcggttgtttttcatttcaaaacacattaaaataatatattttttattttttaaaaattatttttgacattagcacatcaaaatgataagaaaacataaaaaaatattaatttaaataaaaaaataaattttttaaatttttttcaaaaatattttctaaacacaatatcaaacacactatAGTAGaataatattgggttgattccTATatgtaataacttttttataatctatgtgaaaagttaattaaaacacGAGTCTCTTTAAGAAACCGtgtatttttatacatataGGGGGAAGAATAGGAAATACTTTTTGatgaaacaattaatttttttcttaattatgaaATGTCTTTTAAATTTACATTTAAGGTGAACTAGTTATTGTTTGAATTGATGTCGTAACATTTCACAACCGTTTTGACTAAGGatttccatttaaaaatatttcttttctttttttatttggatatttCTTGGAGTTACCTTGTGTATCAttgaagattaattttattattattattattaattataaaggCAGACTTGCCATTGGTTTAGcacattcaaaataatttaataataatttatcttaactCTGCAtgatatttcatttttcttaagtCAACAAAGATAAACATGTGTCAAGAAAATGCTATTTAGATCTACACTTAGGtagtatatataaaatcatttatctTAACGACtgcttgtatatatataaaaaatattttattattattattattattatcattattcaaTGGTTCAATCCTAAAGAGAACTCGTGCCATCATTTTTCAAGCCTCAGTTGTCAGGTCTagcagtttttcttttttttaatttaagtgtaattaataatgattggcaataaaattaatgaagggAATTGAAAGAGCGAGAACTCCCGTAAGAGAGAAGGTGGCCATTAATAGAGAGGATCGCTGTCGGggctaaaatatataaacaccGATCCCCCGCTGACCCAGGGTCACGTCAATATTACCACCACCATTGAGCCAAAGGGGACCATGTGGGTCCTGACCTGTTTTGTTGGGCTCGTGCTAGGTGGAGCTTCGTTGTTTGTGGGGCACCAACGTTCCCATTTTCTGAACCCAAAACGGATCACAAGAACCACACCGTTAGTACTGCACTAACCGCCgaggaatatttatttttttctttttttggacaAACAACCTAGGTATCTTTACAGTACTATAATTTATTCATACTTGTTTCCTTTACAATttgattcttttcatttttcaactATCCAGCTTTCGTGGGCTATAATGAGAAATGGAATAAATTACGAGCAACTTTGTTCGTGGAAATTGATTTCCTCTGTTttctaatatgaaaaaacaaatgttataaaataagttaacaaataatattttacaatcAATCCCTAAGTAATAGGGATTTGAAGGattatgttttcttcttcatttcgtGGATCTCGCGACACCCCACcatcatataaataattatcattaatgTTATTACaatcatcattttattattaatataactaTAATGTTATTATCATTTCATCATAATTACCCGTCTTCAACGCTATCACCAACACTATCTTGTTATTAAAGTATCTACCTTTGCAATTTACAATCATCATTTTATCATATTGATATCATTGTCATTGCCACAACAACAATCATTTTATAATCACCACCGCCATCACCGTCAATATCATCATAACAACGATAACTATAACCGttattttcactatttttatcaCCAACATTACGACTTTTCTTATGTTGTTATCATCATTTAAAACTCAAGGCTACTACCACCACCATCTTATTATTAAAGGATCTACCATTGCAATTtacaacaattattttatcactTTGCTACCATTGTCACTGCCACAACAactaatatcatcatcatctttactATTTTTGTCACctaacatcataattttttttatattgttattatcatttaaaaatcactaatgaaaaataatttattatataagaaaatactTGTTTTAcaaaatagaaacaataaaaaataattcattctaaatattttttagaagcaTACTTTTCATTGGAGCCCGCATCTTTTAAAGAATAGTTACGAGCATTGGAGCCGCATCTTTTAACAGAACAGTTTCGTAAGACCAACAAAAGcacggcaaaaaaaaaaaaaatgcaaaattatttatctaaattcaacgatttaatttttaaaataaattgcattGAAAAATGTAATTGAccatttagatttaataatttaaattcacaAAATTATGATAGGGTAATTCGAATATGACAACAGGACTATTGTGgatggttttttatattttaattcaaaataaaaggtaagattaaactttgattcaatatgaaaaaaaattgattatgcaCTAAACacatttatatgataaaaaaagaagaagaaaaagctaAATAGGTAAGCAACACTAAACCAACTCTAAACACACTGCgatgttctttttattgttttaaagatCTAAaagagaatcaaaataaatcaataattaaacagAAGTCAATAAAGATTGGAAGTTTGATGTAGTTGGTagtaggggtgagaaaaaaaaccagaaaaccgattaaaccgagaaaaccggaaaaaaaataaccgaaaaaaccgaaccgaaaaaaaaccgattaaaccgattaattttttgaaaaaaccggccggttcggttcggtttcggttttataaacaaaaaactgaaaaaaccgaaccgaaaccgacaaaaaaccggaaaaaaaccgagccaaaccgagccaaaccggaaaaaccgagccaaaaccgagccaaaccgaaaaaaccgagtcagaccgaaaaaaccgagccaaaaccggaaaaaacggagccaaaaccgagaaaaccgagccaaaccggtttgaaccggtttttgccctaaaaaaccgaaccgaaccgaaaccggtcggtttgacccggttttggttcggtttcggttttttttttcaaaaatttttttttttcggtttggttagtttttttgataaaaaccgaaccgaaccgaaaataatcacccctagtTGGTAGGAGTGGTGGGAAGAATAACACCAAACCCTAAGAGCAATGGTAAAGAAAGATTGGAAGTTGAAGATTAAGCTTAATTTTCGTTTCGTTTTTCGTCCCAGATCTCACTCAGATCAATCCAGGCTGCATGAGATTCAAACGCGTGTGTTAAAATATGGGAAGATTAATCAATTTTAACGCCATTATTGTCCTGCAACTATCTAGATGTGATTTCCACGATACATGGATCTCGTTGTTAACTCCTTTTCTTCCTTGCCTCCTTTATTACCATGACggtaaaaaaggaaattaaactttttttcctAGCAGAGGAGGAGACAAAAGGGTGACCCAAAATATGAAAATGGGACATAAAGGCAACTGCAAAAGGTAGACATGTATCGTATGTGGACTCACTCTCTCCTTTCTGCCTCAGAAGATGACGTTGCATGGTCCCTGGCCATGTCTTgctttccctcttttttttttttgtgtgtttttgtttcttctttcaaattagcataaattttcatggaataatatcatttaaaaaaattttctcataataacatatttttatcttgttctgttttagaaatttaatatttactaAATAATAGCTGAagttataataatatatgattCTGAACACTTAGGTATGAGTCTGTCATAactaacataattaaataagaatttgCCTTAAACAAATAACATAGATAacttaacatatatatttatggacTAGTATAACAGGTATAGATCCAAGAGTATGTCTGGTCGCATTGGACCAGAATAATGGATTAAAAGAACCAttacttttgattcgaccgttggatcacgttcaaatttttacaggagtttttggAGGCCGTTCTCCCTATAATAGTCATTGCGTCGCTCCACGGACCATCGAatctttagatataaaaaatctcgTCAAGACCCCCTGgttttggaaaattttgagatttttcttattatttacaAACCGCCCGACCGGTTTCAATGACAATTACAAACCGCCCGACCGGTTGATGcagaaaattagatttttaccTTGTCGCGCTTTAGAATAGCGACATTTACTAAATCAATTTGCCACCTTTCAAACACCTTACAAGGTCTCACGGGCCACCTAAATATGGTGACATGTTTGATGCGCTGGGACGTCTAGTATACGTGTTAgccaccttttattttaaaattatattttatatttattacaatatcaaattGCTCCTCAATCAACTTGATTATTACTAGAAAAccaatatgaaaacataaaagccCTTGAACCCAGTTGaataaatcttgatttaaaaGGTAATTTTGTCATTTctcttaacttttgtttttcatttaaagatCTTTTCCAGAgttgagagaagaaaaacactttctttttaaagacttatgtttttccttttacttgaaattattttttttattgaatttttctaaagttatataaaaataaaaaagtttagaaAATAGTGTTGAATAAAGCATTTTCCGCGAACCAAAGAGCAAAATTACATTATTTTCCTAACTGGATTTGTTCTGCAGCCTAATAATTGATGCTTTGATTCCTAAGATGTATTATTTCTCTTTTTGACATTCAAGCCATGTCACAGTCACAATTATAGTGGAAATTATACTCTTAATAATGCTTACGGTGACTAAAGTCAAGCCACGCTATATCATTGCcagtgctatatatatatatatatatatatatatatatatatatataattgcagCAACTTTATAACTGTataacacacacacagacacagACACACACGTATAGTTATAGCTAGTGGGTATATGAAGTGTCCCACCGCTCCTAACTAGCCTGTTTGGCTCTGCAGTCGAACATGCTTTTGactgaatttcaaaaaaaatatttttgttaaaattgagtgcggtttgtattttttgtattgttttgatgtgctgatatcaaaaatgatttttaaaaaataaaaaaacatcattatcatgtatttcagcacgaaaaactatttaaaaagcaaccactaccacactgccaaaaaAGCTACATTGACCTAATGTCCTCTAGGAGTGAGCTGTACAcgattaatttattaatcaactttattttggataattttattttaatggttttCAAGTTAAGGGCATATTAGACATTGaacatgagagagagagggggagagagagagggttgcTTAAACCTTTTGGCATGTGATGATGTGAgagaaaattgatgaaaatgatgGTCCATCAATCCTCAAAGTTGCTGCAAAACAGAACATTGTGTACCATTTCCTCACTGATAGCTTTATTTGAAGTTTGTGTACCATTCTTCCAGCCTTTTCTAGCAGCTTTCAAAAGAATAGGGGACAAAAATTtgagatattaaattaattattaattactaaaagaaactaaaactaTTGTGATTTGACTGGGcaaattttattgttcatcCTCTAGCTTTTTTACAGCTCTAGCTTTTTTACAGTGGATTGGAGGAGCACCGCTGACTCTCCCTCTCTCTACTTTTGGTTCTAGAACTTTTAACTAGGTTTTCCATGGTTAATTAGTCTGCGtgcaacttggttttttttaattagatcatATTAGTTGTattcttctattatttttattgaaattcagCCTGCTTTAGGTTTTGAATCATCTATATCACAATTTAAACCATTGAATCGGTTCaggttttataataataatctatcatgttaatattatcttgattttattaccttgatcatatatttaaaaaattaaagcgagttaatattttttttataatttttttattatatattatttttcattttaatcctaattttttttataatttcattttaattcttttgattatttttttaaatttttttgttaaggttattattctttttaattcaacCTTTAAATTGAACATTTATTGTTGTcctctaacttattttttatacgattttttcctttaaagttttatttctcGAGGATTGGGCTTTGCGATTTTTCTATGCATTGTGCTTCTGGTCTGATGATCCGGGTCatgagtttaaaaagttaacatggttaccatcattttttgacttattttcttttctagttttgttgttcgacattgttttttttttattttaaattaacttaatgattttcttcaaaaactttTCTATCGAGTTATCTCAGCCTCATaacctaaaacataaatttgacgggttaactcgaATTGGCTCACCGCTCAATTCTCAAATTACATATTTATAATACTAACTTAAGTTGACTCacactaattttatatatatatatatatatatatatatattttttttattattattccatATTCTCtgtggataaatatttttttcctggttatcattttttttttcatttgatattCAGTGTTTAACTCagattattaaatttgtttataacACCTAAACAATTTAGGAGAAAACAAAATCGGACCCGTTGCATAGCCAGGCCCCCGCCTAGTTACTTTGCTATTTATGCAGGCGATTTTACAAGTATAGCTAAGCAACTTGTTTCAATAGAATAACTAATTTAACGGTCCCCTGATGAGGCTCTCCACCCAACAACCTTGACAAGAACATTTATATAATAAGCTTcgttatctttctttttttggaattttctctTTGAACTAACTGTGCAAAGAACAATATTTGTACTGTATGAACCAAAAAGCGAACCTTTTACAGTACGAGACATTATTAATATACTATAAATTTGAGATGTATATATGTttatagtttttgaattttatttttgcatttgggTCATGGATGTTTGCACATATCATCTTCAATGGATGTCAAGCTATGTCAATTAAATGTGATGTTGTGAGAggtctattattattattattattatagtgaaAGATTAATGTGATTTGGATGATAGTAAATTGATGACCTGCACCATACTGCACGTCTGACCAaactttttcaaatataaaaaaaaatattcaaaca is a window encoding:
- the LOC7490971 gene encoding uncharacterized protein LOC7490971; translation: MAPAARGCWGVVVEKARRSVRTVIFMVAMVASLLASSIPVLVAIGDVVVAFFLVSSFTCLTCYGFKSHLRRYSFKSSFTDIPIISLIRSFLIICVYSMCDAPALSHGPYLGTVTLCSVVSVMLLSIKTCVFTVNSQIEAEASISSISRQKLHLKKSWGMPVLFLSSVVFALGHSVVAYRTSSRARRKLMFHRVDPEAVLSCKSVFSGYQKVPRSPTPTAGRTPKSDSEMKRRPFGTTRDEGELPVRLLADIDSLFTTCLGLTVHYKLCFPGAPPRYLSSTTVLESSSCGSSPKLVVGRLRLERQPFSAVAKTQHHLCRSYSNQFYSSSLYAPLLGGSPTSALSEEIPVLNLDDAVQEDGMCELNSVIPKLDMEGNGQLGIVLVHGFGGGVFSWRHVMGVLSRQVGCAVAAFDRPGWGLTSRLRRKDWEDKELPNPYKLETQVDLLLSFCSEMGFSSVVLVGHDDGGLLALKATQRVQESMTSFNVTIKGVVLLNVSLSREVVPAFARILMRTSLGKKHLVRPLLQTEIIQVVNRRAWYDATKLTTEILSLYKAQLCVEGWDEAVHEIGKLSCETVLSPQNSAALLKAVAGMPVLVIAGAEDVLVPLKSSQAMASKLVNSRLVAISGCGHLPHEECPKALLAAISPFISRLLLESDLEKQ